From Xenopus laevis strain J_2021 chromosome 7L, Xenopus_laevis_v10.1, whole genome shotgun sequence, one genomic window encodes:
- the gprc5cl2.L gene encoding G-protein coupled receptor family C group 5 member C, which produces MTSRHFLLILCMMGPMREALSLNLTTPSVELQNLSAVPMGCSQDVPSIFFSLCDLNAAWGIILEALAGLGIICALLLAVIFLALAPSVKRDERKGSLGINFMFLFGVFGLFSLVFAFIIGPNMAVCEVRRFLFGVLFALCFACLVAHSVRLNYLALHNHGPGGGLIFLLATGLFLVEAVINAEWLLITNVRHNLPSTVSIGHPCNIDNQDFVTSLVYVMFLILASLIIPCPVLCGHYLHWKRHGRYIVVTAFLSLSIWVIWIVMYLYGNGKLGHQQAWDDPVLAIALVSNGWVFIVFYFIPEILEMTRTGYGYETDTLNMMKRFEECPPSIIVENRAFTMENLEMTDHVETIKIQDKLVSPYSNYCGLYPTLPLYPSQVETVNHVPLPRISMEPWRYRL; this is translated from the exons ATGACATCCAGACATTTCCTACTGATCCTGTGCATGATGGGACCCATGAGAGAGGCATTGTCTCTGAATCTCACAACTCCATCAGTGGAATTACAGAACCTCTCAGCTGTGCCCATGGGTTGCAGTCAGGATGTACCGTCAATTTTCTTCTCTCTGTGCGACCTGAATGCAGCTTGGGGCATTATATTAGAGGCGTTGGCCGGCCTTGGAATTATCTGTGCTCTTCTTCTAGCTGTAATCTTCTTGGCACTAGCACCTTCGGTTAAGAGAGACGAGCGCAAAGGATCCTTGGGCATAAACTTTATGTTCTTGTTTGGTGTCTTCGGCCTGTTCTCTCTTGTTTTCGCCTTTATCATTGGACCAAATATGGCAGTGTGTGAAGTGAGAAGATTTCTATTTGGAGTGCTGTTTGCTCTTTGCTTTGCCTGCCTGGTGGCCCACTCTGTGAGGCTGAACTACCTAGCACTACATAATCACGGCCCAGGAGGAGGCTTGATATTTTTACTCGCCACTGGACTTTTCCTGGTGGAGGCTGTAATAAATGCAGAATGGCTTCTTATCACTAATGTCCGACATAACCTTCCGTCAACTGTCTCAATAGGACATCCTTGTAACATAGATAACCAAGACTTTGTCACGTCTTTAGTCTATGTTATGTTTCTTATTCTAGCCTCCCTGATTATTCCTTGCCCGGTACTCTGTGGACACTATTTGCACTGGAAACGCCATGGCAGGTATATTGTGGTAACTGCCTTCCTCTCTCTTTCCATCTGGGTAATCTGGATTGTGATGTACCTTTATGGCAATGGCAAATTAGGACACCAACAGGCCTGGGATGACCCTGTTCTTGCCATTGCTTTAGTGTCCAATGGCTGGGTATTCATTGTCTTTTACTTCATCCCGGAAATCCTGGAAATGACAAGGACGGGGTATGGATATGAGACGGACACACTGAACATGATGAAAAGGTTTGAGGAATGTCCACCGTCTATCATTGTAGAGAACAGGGCGTTCACAATGGAAAACCTGGAGATGACTGACCATGTGGAAACTATAAAAATCCAAG acaaactagtttctccatacagtAACTATTGTGGACTCTATCCTACGCTGCCATTATACCCATCG